One genomic region from Vanacampus margaritifer isolate UIUO_Vmar chromosome 2, RoL_Vmar_1.0, whole genome shotgun sequence encodes:
- the LOC144044648 gene encoding uncharacterized protein LOC144044648 isoform X2: MRDALMTPIRSFSRTYSSHFISSEHAAEGEAFRGSQAPMEEAGPCCYGTEAKQRTPACRGTGWRHRVREWPVSAVTGRRHKLVIPSLNQDNKFVLVVGDSHLRAFADGVVKMPEGHFSFGVMSTPGARASELRAEVLNAVLPRSPEAVCILAPSNNLGRPIAEAAADFGQFLRTICSRWPNVVVLDFPPRLTVELAQQDLLRQEYHRVAALMGIRYLSVAGHFPLSQLHLWCRDGVHLSDSDGMPVLARLLWDAVNMRMERTAF, encoded by the exons atgagagacgctttaatgacaccaattagaagtttctcgagaacctactcctcccatttcatctcgtctgag CATGCCGCGGAAGGGGAAGCGTTCAGAGGCAGCCAAGCGCCAATGGAAGAAGCTGGACCTTGCTGCTATGGAACTGAGGCCAAACAGCGCACCCCAGCAT GCAGAGGCACTGGCTGGCGCCACAGAGTTCGGGAATGGCCAGTTTCAGCTGTGACTGGGCGGAGGCACAAACTGGTCATTCCATCACTGAACCAGGACAACAAg tttGTCCTGGTTGTTGGTGACTCCCACCTGCGAGCCTTTGCCGATGGGGTTGTGAAGATGCCGGAGGGACATTTCTCTTTTGGCGTGATGTCCACCCCGGGTGCCAGGGCCTCCGAGTTGCGTGCTGAGGTGCTGAATGCTGTTCTGCCTCGGTCACCCGAGGCGGTCTGCATTTTGGCTCCCAGCAACAACTTGGGCCGCCCCATCGCTGAGGCAGCGGCTGACTTTGGCCAGTTCTTGCGCACCATCTGCAGCCGCTGGCCCAAC GTTGTTGTCCTGGACTTCCCCCCTCGTCTGACCGTCGAGCTGGCCCAGCAGGACCTTTTACGCCAGGAGTACCACCGGGTGGCAGCACTTATGG GTATTCGCTACCTATCTGTTGCTGGCCACTTCCCGCTGTCACAGCTTCACTTGTGGTGTAGAGACGGG GTACACCTCAGTGACAGCGATGGGATGCCGGTGCTTGCGCGGTTGCTGTGGGATGCTGTCAACATGCGGATGGAGAGGACtgctttctga
- the LOC144044648 gene encoding uncharacterized protein LOC144044648 isoform X1 codes for MRDALMTPIRSFSRTYSSHFISSEQHAAEGEAFRGSQAPMEEAGPCCYGTEAKQRTPACRGTGWRHRVREWPVSAVTGRRHKLVIPSLNQDNKFVLVVGDSHLRAFADGVVKMPEGHFSFGVMSTPGARASELRAEVLNAVLPRSPEAVCILAPSNNLGRPIAEAAADFGQFLRTICSRWPNVVVLDFPPRLTVELAQQDLLRQEYHRVAALMGIRYLSVAGHFPLSQLHLWCRDGVHLSDSDGMPVLARLLWDAVNMRMERTAF; via the exons atgagagacgctttaatgacaccaattagaagtttctcgagaacctactcctcccatttcatctcgtctgag CAGCATGCCGCGGAAGGGGAAGCGTTCAGAGGCAGCCAAGCGCCAATGGAAGAAGCTGGACCTTGCTGCTATGGAACTGAGGCCAAACAGCGCACCCCAGCAT GCAGAGGCACTGGCTGGCGCCACAGAGTTCGGGAATGGCCAGTTTCAGCTGTGACTGGGCGGAGGCACAAACTGGTCATTCCATCACTGAACCAGGACAACAAg tttGTCCTGGTTGTTGGTGACTCCCACCTGCGAGCCTTTGCCGATGGGGTTGTGAAGATGCCGGAGGGACATTTCTCTTTTGGCGTGATGTCCACCCCGGGTGCCAGGGCCTCCGAGTTGCGTGCTGAGGTGCTGAATGCTGTTCTGCCTCGGTCACCCGAGGCGGTCTGCATTTTGGCTCCCAGCAACAACTTGGGCCGCCCCATCGCTGAGGCAGCGGCTGACTTTGGCCAGTTCTTGCGCACCATCTGCAGCCGCTGGCCCAAC GTTGTTGTCCTGGACTTCCCCCCTCGTCTGACCGTCGAGCTGGCCCAGCAGGACCTTTTACGCCAGGAGTACCACCGGGTGGCAGCACTTATGG GTATTCGCTACCTATCTGTTGCTGGCCACTTCCCGCTGTCACAGCTTCACTTGTGGTGTAGAGACGGG GTACACCTCAGTGACAGCGATGGGATGCCGGTGCTTGCGCGGTTGCTGTGGGATGCTGTCAACATGCGGATGGAGAGGACtgctttctga
- the LOC144044648 gene encoding uncharacterized protein LOC144044648 isoform X3: MPRKGKRSEAAKRQWKKLDLAAMELRPNSAPQHVSSVGAKALVPGRGTGWRHRVREWPVSAVTGRRHKLVIPSLNQDNKFVLVVGDSHLRAFADGVVKMPEGHFSFGVMSTPGARASELRAEVLNAVLPRSPEAVCILAPSNNLGRPIAEAAADFGQFLRTICSRWPNVVVLDFPPRLTVELAQQDLLRQEYHRVAALMGIRYLSVAGHFPLSQLHLWCRDGVHLSDSDGMPVLARLLWDAVNMRMERTAF; encoded by the exons ATGCCGCGGAAGGGGAAGCGTTCAGAGGCAGCCAAGCGCCAATGGAAGAAGCTGGACCTTGCTGCTATGGAACTGAGGCCAAACAGCGCACCCCAGCAT GTGTCCTCTGTTGGTGCCAAGGCTCTGGTACCAG GCAGAGGCACTGGCTGGCGCCACAGAGTTCGGGAATGGCCAGTTTCAGCTGTGACTGGGCGGAGGCACAAACTGGTCATTCCATCACTGAACCAGGACAACAAg tttGTCCTGGTTGTTGGTGACTCCCACCTGCGAGCCTTTGCCGATGGGGTTGTGAAGATGCCGGAGGGACATTTCTCTTTTGGCGTGATGTCCACCCCGGGTGCCAGGGCCTCCGAGTTGCGTGCTGAGGTGCTGAATGCTGTTCTGCCTCGGTCACCCGAGGCGGTCTGCATTTTGGCTCCCAGCAACAACTTGGGCCGCCCCATCGCTGAGGCAGCGGCTGACTTTGGCCAGTTCTTGCGCACCATCTGCAGCCGCTGGCCCAAC GTTGTTGTCCTGGACTTCCCCCCTCGTCTGACCGTCGAGCTGGCCCAGCAGGACCTTTTACGCCAGGAGTACCACCGGGTGGCAGCACTTATGG GTATTCGCTACCTATCTGTTGCTGGCCACTTCCCGCTGTCACAGCTTCACTTGTGGTGTAGAGACGGG GTACACCTCAGTGACAGCGATGGGATGCCGGTGCTTGCGCGGTTGCTGTGGGATGCTGTCAACATGCGGATGGAGAGGACtgctttctga